The following are encoded in a window of Ranitomeya variabilis isolate aRanVar5 chromosome 8, aRanVar5.hap1, whole genome shotgun sequence genomic DNA:
- the ATF4 gene encoding cyclic AMP-dependent transcription factor ATF-4, with translation MSLLIEDMLLGDFLSPFNQSFLAADESLGLLDDCIEVPGYLPSHGLSSDKAKNGVSDLLLLDESLGSLQGDAFSGMDWMVEKMDLKEFDFDSLLGMEGLDSTVSPDDLMATLDDSCDLLEDPPLPVVLGQYVRSPDTISIAKPSLEADQVAPVMSPQSLQSQVSSPDHSFILDLGSEVDVAEEDKISSASCTLDAIKHEKEESSDNDSGICMSPSYLGSPQQSPTSTEYPSSVQSAPESPISERPKPYDLPSKDREVSAKVKTVGQPKVDKKQKKMEQNKTAATRYRQKKRAEQDAISAECRELESKNDILNEKAESIAKEIQYLKDLIEEVRKAKSKRAKSS, from the exons ATGAGCCTGTTGATCGAAGATATGTTGTTGGGGGACTTCTTGTCCCCCTTCAACCAGTCGTTTTTGGCGGCTGATGAGAGTTTGGGTCTCTTGGATGACTGCATCGAGGTGCCTGGGTACCTCCCGTCGCATGGGCTGTCCAGCGATAAGGCTAAGAATGGCGTCTCTGATCTGCTGCTCCTGGACGAATCTCTTGGCAGTTTACAGG GGGACGCCTTCTCCGGCATGGATTGGATGGTGGAAAAAATGGACCTGAAGGAGTTCGATTTTGATTCCCTGCTTGGGATGGAAGGTTTGGATTCCACTGTCTCGCCTGATGATCTCATGGCCACGTTGGATGACTCGTGTGATCTCCTAGAGGACCCACCTCTCCCTGTGGTGCTAGGGCAATATGTGCGGTCACCAGACACAATCTCTATTGCAAAACCTTCACTGGAGGCAGATCAGGTGGCCCCTGTGATGAGTCCACAGTCACTACAGAGCCAAGTCTCCAGCCCAGACCATTCCTTTATCTTGGATTTAGGCAGCGAGGTCGATGTTGCTGAGGAGGATAAAATATCCTCAGCTTCATGTACCCTAGATGCTATAAAACATGAGAAAGAAGAGTCCTCAGATAATGACAGTGGCATATGTATGAGCCCATCATATCTGGGATCTCCTCAGCAAAGTCCCACATCTACAGAATACCCTAGTAGTGTCCAGTCTGCCCCCGAATCCCCAATCTCTGAGAGACCCAAACCCTATGATCTTCCCTCAAAGGATAGAGAAGTGTCAGCAAAGGTAAAAACTGTAGGGCAACCCAAAGTAGACAAGAAACAGAAGAAGATGGAGCAGAACAAAACAGCAGCCACTCGCTACCGTCAGAAGAAGAGAGCAGAGCAAGATGCGATTTCTGCAGAGTGTAGAGAACTGGAATCAAAGAATGACATCCTCAATGAGAAGGCCGAATCCATAGCAAAGGAGATCCAGTATCTGAAAGACCTGATCGAAGAAGTCCGCAAGGCCAAAAGCAAACGAGCAAAGAGCTCCTGA